CCCTGGCGGTGCCGCTCGAGCAGGTGTTCGCCGAGTACCGTGATATTCCCAAGGGTCAGGCCTTCAGCGGCGGGGATATCTGCTGATCCGCCACCACAGATACAGAGGGAGGTCGACTATGAGTACCGAAAAAGCTGTCGCCGTGGTCGCCGGAGTCGGTTCGGGCCTGAGCGCCGCGGTCTGCCGCACGCTGGCGGCGCAGGGGTATGCGGTGGCCGGGCTGGCCCGGCGCCAGGAAGTCGCTGACGGACTCGCCCAAGAGATCGGCAATGCCGGAGGCCTGATGCGCGCGTACCCGTGCGACCTGACCGACGAGGCCGCTGTGGAGCGGACCTTCGCGGCCATCGAGCGTGAACTCGGGGTGCCCGAGGTGCTGGTCTACACGGCCGGCACCTTCCTCTGCAAACCCTTGCTCGAGACCACGGCAGCCGACTTCGAGGCGCTGTGGCGGGGCAACTGCCTGGGGGCCTTTCTCTGCGCGCAGCAGGCCGTTTCGCGGATGCTGCCGAGGGGAAAGGGGACCGTCATCTTCACCGGCGCCACCTCGGCGGTGAAGCCGGGCGCCCAGTTCGCCGCCTTCGGCGCCAGCAAGTCCGCCCAGCGCGGCCTGGCCCAGGCCATGGCCCGTGAGCTGGGGCCGCGCGGGATTCATGTGGCGCACGTGATTCTCGACGGGGTCATTTGGGCGCAAGGGGAAGATGAGGCCTCTACCCTCAAGGCCGAGGCCATCGCTGCCAGCTACCTGCACCTGATCCAGCAGGACCGTTCGGCCTGGACCTTCGAGCTGGATTTGCGTCCGGATTTGGAGCGCTTTTAACGGAAGTTGCCGCCCGTCGCCTGAGGCCTCGGCGGCAGTTACCACCTCTAAGCCGCCGGCTCGCGGGTCTTGCCCTGGCGTGAGCGCCTGAACATACCCAGGCAGTTACGCAGGTTGTGGCGCAGGCCGGCGTCCCAGGCCGAGCGCAGCAACCGCAGGCGCCGAAAACGCGGAAGCATCTGGCCGGCCAGCAGCATACCCAGCACCCGCGCGGCCACTGCTTGTTTCTTGCGCACTTGATGGGGCTGGAACAGGTCCAGGTCACGAAAGCTCATCGGTCGTTCGAGACAGACTGCGTTGGCACGTTCGGCTTGCTTCAGGAGCTCTAGTCCCTTGTGCGTGCGTGCAATGAAACCGTTGAAGCCGGCGTCTTCGCCTTGTGGCGAACCGCCTGGCCATACATCGGAAACGGCAATGTCGGCTTGCTCGCCAATGGCGTCTGGGCAGATCTTGCAGCGCGCTTGCAGCTGCCAACCCGCTTCGTCACCCCACACCTCGTTGTAGGAGGCCTCGAACGTGCGGCCGTCCTTGGTTTCGATTCGTGTTGGCCCTGGGTTGCCGTTGCCTCGGTAGCGCAGCAGGCCAACCTCCGCTTCCTCGAGCCCGAAGCGGGCGATGATGTTGTGGCTCAGTGTCAGTTCCGAAGCGCCGCCACAGACTGGGCTGAGCAGGTAGCGCACATATTTATCAACGCGCGGGTCAATTTTGGCCAGGTTGCGCACCGCGGCCACATCGCAGGGTTTTCCGACAAAAGCAAATGGTCTTTCCAGGTCGAGCAGCTGGCAGAAGTCGACCAATGGCGCGGCGGGCCCGTAGCGCGAGCCGGCCCCTTCCAGTACTTGGCTACGGTCGAAGCTCAGGTGGCGCTCCGAGCGCATGGGCTGCGCCTTGGAGGCCGCCACATGGAGAATGAAATCGACTCTACCGCTCTCGAGCAAATAGATGCACAACGCAGAAAGCGCACCTCCCGTGGATGCCTTGAAGCGCACATGCGGGTCGGCGGCGTAACCTATGCTCAGGCGTGCAGACTGGCCCCAGATCGGGTCGGTAGCGAAGTCAGGGTCGTTATCGCGCGACTCTAGCCCCTCAACCCGCACGCCGGGGCATACGGAGTAAATTCGTGTCGTGATCTCGGCAGGCAGCGGCTGAATAAGGGAAGGGCGAAGCCGCCCCGCTGCGGTCATGGTCATCTTCAACTTGTTTTCACCGGCAATGCTCTGACATAGCCCGCAACCAATGCACAGGCCATTGCGGACGATGTCGTTTACGTCTTGGGCCATTTGTTTCGTCTCCCTAAAGCGCTCTGCAGATAGGATGCACGGCCTTAAGCCAGCAGGTTCTCTTCGAATGGGTAGCGCGACAGCACCTCGCAGCCATTGGCCGTGACCAGTACTTGCTGTTCCAGCTTGACCCCTTCGTAGCCACCTTCTGCGCCCATGTAGCTTTCCACGCACAGGGTCATGTTCTCCTCGATCACCCCGTCGTAGCCGTGTTTCTCGAAGTCCTGGGGATAGAAGATGCTCGGGTGTTCGTCGCACATGCCGATGCCGTGGGCGATGCACGGGTAACGGTTGGCGACGAACTCGGCCGGCGGCTTGAAGGCCTTCTCCGACAGCTCGCGGTAGCTGACGCCGGGGCGTATCAGCGCGAGGTTGTGCTGGATCTCGTGGTGGGCCAGCTGGTAGAGCCGGCGCTGGGAGTCGGAGGGCTTGCCCGGGCCGCAGTGGAAGGTGCGCGAGACGTCGGCGCAGTAGCCCAGGGGGCCGATCATGTCGGTGTCGAAGGCCACCAGCTCGCCGGGACGGATGATCCGGTCGCTGGCCTCCTGCAACCAGGGGTTGGCGCGGTCGCCGGAGGACAGCAGGCGGCAATCGATCCACTCACCGCCCATGGAAATGTTGGTCTGGTGCAGGATCGACCACAGCTGCACCTCGGTCATGCCGGGCGTCAGCGCCTCGCGCATGCGCGAAATGCCGACCTCGGCCACGGTGATTGCGTGGTTCATGCACAGCACTTCTTCCGGCGACTTGATCAGCCGTGCCGCTTCCACCAGCTCCTGTGCATCGAAAATGTCATGGCCGCAATTGGCCAGAGCCAAAGGAATGCGCGCATCGGTGCGGCCAATCGCCAGGCGCCGGTTGCCGCCGCCATGCTCATGCATCAAGGAGGCGACCTCATCGACCCACTGGTTGACCCACTCCTGCTCCCGGCTGCCGCCGAAGAAATAGTTGAGCTGCAGCGCCGGGCGGCATTCGTCGATGGTCTCAAGGCCGCGGGCTATGTGGTAGGAGGACTCCGACTCGTAGAGGATCACCGGACCCTGGGCCGGCACGAACAGGTAGCTGCAGGGGATATGCATCTGGAACAGTGCGTAGTTCCGAAACCCGGTGGCGTAGCGAATGCTGATCGGGTCGAAGAGGATGCAGGCGGCGTAGTCGCGCTTGATCAGTTGCTCGCGGATGCGGCCCAGGCGGTAGGCGCGCAGGCGGCGCATGTCGATCTGCGCTTCGGTGTCGGTCAGGCGCATCACCGGCGAGGTGTGGGCCAGGCGAACCATGTCGATGTTGTTCATGCTATGGCACCGGATAAGTAGTGGTAGGGGGGCGTGGTGGCGGTGGCGGGCTCAAAAAAAGCGCCGTCGATTGCTCGGACGGCGCTGTAAGGGAGCACAGGGCTCAGTCGAGCAGGCGATCCGGGCGCTGCGCTTCGCGTTCGTAGTGGATCGGCTCGGCGCGACCATAGAACTGCTTGGCCCGCTCCGGCCGGTTGACGCTGTGCGGGTCCAGCACATAGGTCGGCAGGGCGATGTAGCGGGTGCGGTCGCCCTCGATCTTGGTCACCCGGTGCATGGAGAAGCGACCCTTGAAGATCTGCAGGTCGCCGGGCTGCAGGTCCAGCTCTTGGACCGGGCCGCGGTCGCCGCGCAGCACCTTGGTGACGGCTTCGAGGTTCTCGTTCTCCGGGGTGCGCAGGTCCGGGCAGTACTCGAACATGCCGCCTTTCTCGGCCCCCTGGACCAGGATGCTGACGGTGAATTCGTTGCCGTCGAAGTGCCAGGCGAACTCGTGGCCCGGGTCCATCACGCTGTAGGGGTTGCGCCCCAGCGGGTCGGCCCAGCGGTAGATCGGCGCCACGCCGAGGCAGTCGGAGACGAAGCGCAGCACCTCGTCGGAGTCATAGGCCGCGCGCAGGTCCGAGTCGGCCTCGAGGATGTCGGAGTTGATGAAGCCGTTGGTGCGCTTGTTGAAGATGCGCTTGGGATGATCCTCGGGCAGCGACGGATCGTCCTTGGTCATGTAGGGGTTGTTGGCGTTCTCGGACCAGTAGGTCTGCGGCTTCAGACGCTCGGCCTCGGCGAGCATGCGGGCGATCGACTCGGGACGGACGAAACCGCGCACGCAGCAGCAACCCACGGCATCGAGTTCGATACGGCACTGTTCGATCAACGCCAGTGTCAGCGGGTTCTCCGGCTGGTGGATTGGGTAGCGATCGAGGTCGATGATCGCATCCAGCGCTGGGCTGAAGACGGGTTCGGCGAGGGCTTGAGCGGCTTGAGGCATTGCGATGTCTCCGGACGAAAACGTTTTGGGTTGCGGCGCGCTTGGCGCATGGCCGGATCATCTGCAAAACGCTTATATTAGAAAAACGATTTTATTTGCTGCTCCCCATTCAAGAAATCGATTCAATCAGAGAAAAGCCTTGAATATCAATCACATGAAAGCATTTCTGGAAGTCGCCAACAGCGGCGGCTTTCAGCTGGCCGCCGATCGCTTGCACATCACCCAGTCGACGGTGAGCGCGCGCATCAAGGTGCTGGAGACGCAGCTGGGCCGTCAGCTGTTCGTGCGCAAGCGCGAGGGCTGCGAGTTGACCGTGGCGGGGCGGCATTTCCACCGCTTCGCCCATGCGGCGGTGCGGGCCTGGGAGCAGGCCCGTCAGGAGGTGGCGCTGCCCGAGGAACTCAATGCGGTGGTGACCCTGGGCGTGCAGATGAATCACTGGGAGCGGATCGCCCCGGCCTGGGTCGAGACCATGCAGACGCGTGCGGCGAATGTCGGCACGCGGGTGGTGGCCGATTATTCGGAGAATCTCCTGGCCGACCTCAGCGACGGCCTGATCGACCTGGCGATGACCTATATCCCGCGTCAGCAGCCCGGGCTGGCCTGCGAACTGCTGATGGAGGATACCCTGGTGCTGGTCTCGACCACGGCGCGCAAGGTGACCAAGCACTGGCAGCCGGATTACGTGTTCGTCGACTGGGGCGCCGAGTTCCGCGCGGCGCACAGCCTTGCCTATCCGGAAACCCGGGCACCGCGCCTGTCGGTAGGGTTGAGCATGATCGGTCTGGACTACATCCTGAAACATGGTGGTTCGGGCTACTTCTCCGAGCGCACGGTGGAGCCATTGCTCGAGGCCGGCCGGCTGCATTTGATCGAGAAGGCACCAACCTTCCAAAGACCGGTCTATCTGCTGCATCCCAAGGAGCCCATCGATGCCGAACTGCTGGACCTGGCCAAAGGTGCGCTGAAGGACGTGGTGGCCATCGACATGCGCCATGAGCAAATGCCGTGAGGCAGCTCCATGGGGCCAGTCGCCGGCACAAGCGCTCAGTGCCGGCGAATGCCAGTTGAATTTAAGAAATCGATGGATAGCCGGAATTATATTTGTTTGCTTGGTGCGAGAGCGGTGGTGATCATGCGGGCCGATGTGCAACCCATTGGCTGATTGGAGGCCCCATGACTACAGCACCTGCGTCCGTTACAGAGCGCGCCACCCGGTCGCTTGCCGACATCATCGATCTGCAGCGCTACCCGATTCACCAGCCGGAAAACCCCAAAACCCAAGCCCTGATTGCCCAGTGCCGGGCGCAACTGGATGAGACCGGTTGCAGCGTGGTGCCCGACTTCATCCAGCCCGAGGCCGTGGCGCGGATGCGGGCTGAAGCCTACCGCCTGCGTGAGCGGACGTTCTGGTCGAAGCAGAGCCACAACCCCTATATGACCGCGGAGGACCCCTCGCTGCCGGAACATCACCCGAAGCGCTTCTTCGAGCGGCGCACCAGCGGCTTCATCAACTCGGATATCCTCGAGGCCGACTCCGATTTGCGCGCGCTCTACGACTGGGATGCCATGACCCGCTTCGTCGGCGCCTGCGTCGGCGTCTGGCCGATCTACCAATGGGCCGATCCCCTGGCCCGCTGTCCCTACGCGATCATGGAAGACGGGCACTACTTTCCCTGGCACTTCGACGGCAATGAATTCACCATCAGCGTGTCGGTCGAGCAGCCGGAGCAGGGCGGGGAGTTCGAGTACGTGCCGAACATGCGCTCGCTCGAGGATGAGAATTTCGAGGGGGTCAGGCGCGTGCTGGATGGCGACCGCAGTCGCGTGCACAGATTGGTATGGGAGCCGGGCGCGCTGCAGCTGTTCAAAGGGCGCTACTCGCTGCACCGGGTGACCCGGGTAGAAGGCGAGGGCGCGTGGATCACCGCATTGCCGACCTACGTCCTGGACCCTGAAACGGTCAACCGGCCGGAGCGGGCGAAGCAGTTCTATGGATACGCCATGCCCATTCACTATGAGCGAGAGGCCAAGCGGCCTGATCGCTTGACCGACTGACCCGCAGTGGAAGGTCACTCGCCAGCGGCCATGGCCTTGGCGAGTGACCGGGTTGTTAGGCCTACTTCTGGGTTTCCATCTGCCGCAAGCTGCTGATCAGGGCATCGCCCTGACTGGCGTTGTGCTCCTTGGCCAGGCGCTCGGCGGCATCGGCGTCACCTGCCAGTATTGCCTGAACCAGAGCCCCATGGCGTTGGCCGATATTCTTGTAGTCGGAAAATTCGGAATCGCAGGAGGCGATGAACACGCGAATCTGCTGCTCCGTCAGCTTGTAGTGTTCCTGCAGCCGGCCATGTCCCGACAGCGAGACGATCAGCTTGTGCAACTCGAAGTCGGCGTTGGCGATGTCCTTGGGGTCGCCACCTTCGCAGGTCTGGCAGAGGCGTTGATAGGCCTCTTCAAGCTTCTTGGCGCCTTCGGGCTCGATGCGCTCCGCGGCCAGGCGCGCGGCCAGCCCGTCGAGCACTCGGCGCAGATTGTGCAATTCCCAGGCGTCTTGCGCGTTGATGGCGATGACGTGCCAACCGGTGTAGGGCACCTGAGAAACCAGGCCCTCGTTGTGCAGCTTCTGCAGGGCAGCGCGGATGGTGCCACGGGATACGTGAAACTGCTCGGTCAGCTTGGCCTCCGTGAGGCGGGAACCGGCCTCCAGATTGCCCGTAACGATCATCTCGCGAAGAATGTTGGCCGTTTGCACGTCGAAGCTTTGCTTCGAGATCGTACTGCTTCCAGGCATTTTGGTTACTCCAATCACTAAGTACTGTTCAATGCGGGTTCATCCCTGATGCTGCGGCTGATTATCGTACAATTGTTAACAATTGTCATGCCGTGCATCGCAAATGTGCAACCGCATGGTATGCATCGGCGGGCTGTTCTTCGGGCTGGGAACGCGGCGTGAAAGCCGGTGAATAAATGGGCCCGGAGAACCTTCTGGCCCAGGAAACGGGCTCATATCAGCCACACGCAAGCGGCTGGCTCTGCCGGTTAGTGACGCTTGTGAAGGCGTACAGTCCAGAGTTTCATTCCAATCTTGCTGGCGGGTTACGTCGCGCTGGTCAATCTGGAGTGAGCAGGTGGCTTGCTACGAGTCGGGTCAAGAAGCAAGAAAAGGGGAGAGGCTATCCTCAGCCGAGTCGTTGGCCTGGGCAGCGGTAAGCTTCCGCTGAGTCTGATTGCCAAGCGTGTACTGATCGTCGTGCAGTAGAAATCACAGAAAGTGGAAAGCTGCAGGAGTGGCATAACGCCGGATGAGTTCAGTTGCGCTTGCTCGGGGCTGGGCAGGAGCAGGAATCCTGTCTTGAGTGTGCAGGCGTTTCCTGTTCATCGTTCGGGTCAAGAGCAGAACGATGCTGGAAATCATTGAGGGCAAGCAAAACTGATAAGCGGCCCCCGAAACGGACCCCAATCTTCGGATGGGAGACATTGATGGGGTTGGAGGCTGCATGAAATCTGGAGCGGGCGAAGGGAATCGAACCCGTTTCCAAGTCTGTCTGTCGCCGGCATATCTTGGCCAAAACTAGGCATTTTGCGGCATCCCTGTTCGCTCTTCAGGTCAGTGCAGGCCTTCTCTGGTCTATGTTTTCGACATTTTTTCGACACTTTATCGACCCAGAAACTAGGTGCCGTTGCTTGCTAGGTCTATTTTGCTCTGGCCATACGATGGCCTGCGGCCAGCATGCTATAAAGAAGGTGCTACACGTAATACGACCGAGAAAAAGCTTTAAGGAGGAAGTATGTTTCTGAAAAATTTGGCTAGTGCGGTAGTGGTCATGGGGTTGGCGATTGGTGCTCAAGCCGCATTCGCGCAGAGCGTTCAT
The genomic region above belongs to Pseudomonas benzenivorans and contains:
- a CDS encoding SDR family NAD(P)-dependent oxidoreductase; its protein translation is MSTEKAVAVVAGVGSGLSAAVCRTLAAQGYAVAGLARRQEVADGLAQEIGNAGGLMRAYPCDLTDEAAVERTFAAIERELGVPEVLVYTAGTFLCKPLLETTAADFEALWRGNCLGAFLCAQQAVSRMLPRGKGTVIFTGATSAVKPGAQFAAFGASKSAQRGLAQAMARELGPRGIHVAHVILDGVIWAQGEDEASTLKAEAIAASYLHLIQQDRSAWTFELDLRPDLERF
- a CDS encoding HalD/BesD family halogenase, which translates into the protein MTTAPASVTERATRSLADIIDLQRYPIHQPENPKTQALIAQCRAQLDETGCSVVPDFIQPEAVARMRAEAYRLRERTFWSKQSHNPYMTAEDPSLPEHHPKRFFERRTSGFINSDILEADSDLRALYDWDAMTRFVGACVGVWPIYQWADPLARCPYAIMEDGHYFPWHFDGNEFTISVSVEQPEQGGEFEYVPNMRSLEDENFEGVRRVLDGDRSRVHRLVWEPGALQLFKGRYSLHRVTRVEGEGAWITALPTYVLDPETVNRPERAKQFYGYAMPIHYEREAKRPDRLTD
- a CDS encoding Coenzyme F420 hydrogenase/dehydrogenase, beta subunit C-terminal domain gives rise to the protein MAQDVNDIVRNGLCIGCGLCQSIAGENKLKMTMTAAGRLRPSLIQPLPAEITTRIYSVCPGVRVEGLESRDNDPDFATDPIWGQSARLSIGYAADPHVRFKASTGGALSALCIYLLESGRVDFILHVAASKAQPMRSERHLSFDRSQVLEGAGSRYGPAAPLVDFCQLLDLERPFAFVGKPCDVAAVRNLAKIDPRVDKYVRYLLSPVCGGASELTLSHNIIARFGLEEAEVGLLRYRGNGNPGPTRIETKDGRTFEASYNEVWGDEAGWQLQARCKICPDAIGEQADIAVSDVWPGGSPQGEDAGFNGFIARTHKGLELLKQAERANAVCLERPMSFRDLDLFQPHQVRKKQAVAARVLGMLLAGQMLPRFRRLRLLRSAWDAGLRHNLRNCLGMFRRSRQGKTREPAA
- a CDS encoding LysR family transcriptional regulator — translated: MKAFLEVANSGGFQLAADRLHITQSTVSARIKVLETQLGRQLFVRKREGCELTVAGRHFHRFAHAAVRAWEQARQEVALPEELNAVVTLGVQMNHWERIAPAWVETMQTRAANVGTRVVADYSENLLADLSDGLIDLAMTYIPRQQPGLACELLMEDTLVLVSTTARKVTKHWQPDYVFVDWGAEFRAAHSLAYPETRAPRLSVGLSMIGLDYILKHGGSGYFSERTVEPLLEAGRLHLIEKAPTFQRPVYLLHPKEPIDAELLDLAKGALKDVVAIDMRHEQMP
- a CDS encoding HalD/BesD family halogenase; this translates as MPQAAQALAEPVFSPALDAIIDLDRYPIHQPENPLTLALIEQCRIELDAVGCCCVRGFVRPESIARMLAEAERLKPQTYWSENANNPYMTKDDPSLPEDHPKRIFNKRTNGFINSDILEADSDLRAAYDSDEVLRFVSDCLGVAPIYRWADPLGRNPYSVMDPGHEFAWHFDGNEFTVSILVQGAEKGGMFEYCPDLRTPENENLEAVTKVLRGDRGPVQELDLQPGDLQIFKGRFSMHRVTKIEGDRTRYIALPTYVLDPHSVNRPERAKQFYGRAEPIHYEREAQRPDRLLD
- a CDS encoding GntR family transcriptional regulator, producing MPGSSTISKQSFDVQTANILREMIVTGNLEAGSRLTEAKLTEQFHVSRGTIRAALQKLHNEGLVSQVPYTGWHVIAINAQDAWELHNLRRVLDGLAARLAAERIEPEGAKKLEEAYQRLCQTCEGGDPKDIANADFELHKLIVSLSGHGRLQEHYKLTEQQIRVFIASCDSEFSDYKNIGQRHGALVQAILAGDADAAERLAKEHNASQGDALISSLRQMETQK
- a CDS encoding M24 family metallopeptidase, producing MNNIDMVRLAHTSPVMRLTDTEAQIDMRRLRAYRLGRIREQLIKRDYAACILFDPISIRYATGFRNYALFQMHIPCSYLFVPAQGPVILYESESSYHIARGLETIDECRPALQLNYFFGGSREQEWVNQWVDEVASLMHEHGGGNRRLAIGRTDARIPLALANCGHDIFDAQELVEAARLIKSPEEVLCMNHAITVAEVGISRMREALTPGMTEVQLWSILHQTNISMGGEWIDCRLLSSGDRANPWLQEASDRIIRPGELVAFDTDMIGPLGYCADVSRTFHCGPGKPSDSQRRLYQLAHHEIQHNLALIRPGVSYRELSEKAFKPPAEFVANRYPCIAHGIGMCDEHPSIFYPQDFEKHGYDGVIEENMTLCVESYMGAEGGYEGVKLEQQVLVTANGCEVLSRYPFEENLLA